The proteins below are encoded in one region of Triticum aestivum cultivar Chinese Spring chromosome 1B, IWGSC CS RefSeq v2.1, whole genome shotgun sequence:
- the LOC123084638 gene encoding uncharacterized protein, which translates to MLELILVFCIICLSLSFACSLGDRVTCRVVGTYVVLVQQGAKARCRRRSCDATKTMRCRVPRDAVQPCETALQKQLKPSDLGGYEYTSWSRYRAFYSTPDADRDYLQFWETIVKEIKWLEQYMLTNESSIEWARVHSKATFQACRIASGFQNMTLELAAVGLHEYIWDARINLMFMKDRDGIFYEIWRRVNDNHLLSFRDALEQVYGENLYSAHDRSMKYELNYGDSNMERVFARCTKGISDSVPEYKARELIAQEIHWTSLSSGTYARYARKKLKVAELIGLIPKDKIGAV; encoded by the exons ATGTTAGAACTAATCTTGGTGTTTTGTATCATATGTTTAAGTttgagttttgcatgtagtttaggTGATAGAGTAACTTGCCGTGTGGTTGGTACGTACGTAGTTTTGGTTCAGCAGGGTGCAAAGGCGAGATGTCGAAGAAGGTCGTGCGATGCGACAAAGACGATGAGATGCCGAGTACCGCGAGACGCGGTACAGCCGTGTGAGACGGCGCTGCAGAAACAATTGAAGCCAAGTGATCTG GGTGGCTATGAGTATACAAGTTGGAGTAGATACCGAGCATTTTATAGCACCCCTGACGCTGATAGAGATTATCTCCAATTCTGGGAAACAATTGTGAAGGAAATTAAA TGGCTTGAACAGTATATGCTGACAAACGAGTCGTCTATTGAG TGGGCGCGTGTACATTCAAAGGCTACATTCCAAGCATGTAGGATCGCATCTGGGTTTCAAAACATGACTCTGGAACTAGCAGCTGTTGGTTTGCAT GAGTATATATGGGATGCACGCATAAATCTCATGTTTATGAAAGATCGTGATGGTATCTTCTATGAGATTTGGAGGCGGGTCAATGATAATCATCTG CTGAGTTTCAGAGATGCTCTCGAGCAAGTTTATGGTGAAAACTTGTATTCAGCACACGACCGCAGTATGAAGTATGAGCTGAATTACGGCGATTCCAACATGGAGCGTGTT TTTGCTCGGTGCACAAAAGGCATTAGTGACAGT GTTCCAGAATATAAAGCCCGTGAGCTGATTGCACAGGAGATCCATTGGACG AGTTTGTCGTCTGGAACATATGCGCGGTACGCCAGGAAGAAGCTGAAGGTTGCAGAACTGATCGGATTAATTCCGAAGGACAAGATAGGAGCTGTGTAG